The following coding sequences are from one Paenibacillus sp. FSL R5-0912 window:
- a CDS encoding HlyD family type I secretion periplasmic adaptor subunit, which yields MFGLKKDRLEYEFLPAALEIEETPPSPLGRWLIWLIVVLFLLILSWSYLGKVDEVATARGKVIPDGRTKVLQPLEGGTIKAVLVKEGEHVSEGQVLVELDSTTSTADIQELDKQIYVARLQKAMLEAELKGAAFKGLEEENLDPSVNTAEILGMQMQLREARDEEFSSGRKEAELQVSQTEQELELEKAALELANKDYALAAMKAEGSAEEGFEDSASLLQADNDLNKAKLQISSQETKVQKAENALAEAKQNVVSLEERHKRTILDELVETEKTLYSLESELTKANKRYELQQLTSPVDGTVHGLSSYTIGGVVTSAQDVISIVPDDTPLIVEATIANQDIGFIKKGQEANLKVDTFPFQKYGYLQGEITYVSPDAFEDEKLGPVFKAKLRVVSDTTSSGSFIRMTPGMAVTVEAKTGKRRIIDFFLSPLKKAMDESFTLR from the coding sequence ATGTTCGGATTAAAAAAGGATCGTCTAGAGTATGAATTTCTGCCTGCCGCGCTCGAAATCGAGGAAACGCCGCCTTCTCCTTTAGGCAGATGGCTTATTTGGCTGATCGTCGTCCTATTTCTCCTTATCTTGTCCTGGTCTTATTTGGGGAAGGTAGATGAGGTAGCGACGGCTAGAGGCAAAGTCATTCCCGACGGTAGAACAAAGGTACTTCAGCCGCTGGAAGGCGGCACGATCAAGGCTGTGCTCGTGAAAGAAGGGGAGCATGTGTCGGAGGGCCAGGTTTTGGTAGAGCTGGATTCTACCACCTCCACGGCCGACATCCAGGAGCTGGACAAGCAGATTTACGTCGCCAGGCTGCAAAAGGCGATGCTGGAGGCGGAGCTTAAAGGCGCAGCGTTCAAGGGTCTTGAAGAGGAGAACCTGGATCCGTCCGTGAATACCGCGGAAATACTGGGCATGCAAATGCAGCTCCGCGAGGCACGCGACGAGGAATTCAGTAGCGGCAGGAAGGAAGCAGAGCTCCAGGTTTCTCAGACCGAGCAGGAGCTGGAGCTTGAGAAGGCCGCCCTGGAGCTGGCTAACAAGGATTACGCGCTGGCAGCGATGAAGGCTGAGGGCAGCGCCGAAGAGGGGTTTGAGGATAGCGCCAGCCTTCTTCAAGCCGACAATGATCTGAATAAAGCCAAGCTGCAAATCTCTTCGCAGGAGACAAAAGTGCAAAAAGCGGAAAATGCGCTTGCGGAAGCGAAGCAAAACGTTGTTTCGCTTGAAGAGCGGCATAAACGCACCATTCTGGACGAGCTGGTCGAAACCGAGAAAACGCTGTACAGCCTGGAATCCGAGCTTACTAAGGCTAATAAGAGATACGAGCTCCAGCAGCTGACCTCTCCGGTGGACGGCACAGTGCATGGCCTGTCTTCCTATACGATCGGCGGGGTCGTAACGAGCGCCCAGGATGTAATATCCATCGTTCCAGACGATACTCCTCTTATCGTCGAAGCGACTATTGCCAACCAGGATATCGGCTTTATCAAGAAAGGCCAGGAAGCTAATCTGAAGGTGGATACGTTTCCTTTTCAAAAATACGGGTACCTGCAGGGGGAAATTACCTATGTCAGCCCGGACGCCTTCGAGGATGAGAAGCTCGGTCCCGTCTTTAAAGCGAAGCTGAGAGTGGTTTCAGACACTACTTCAAGCGGAAGCTTCATCCGGATGACGCCAGGGATGGCGGTCACAGTTGAAGCCAAGACCGGCAAACGGCGGATCATCGACTTTTTCCTGTCCCCTCTCAAGAAGGCGATGGACGAGAGCTTTACCTTAAGATGA
- a CDS encoding peptidase domain-containing ABC transporter, translated as MGITAEVHEEDKRKEGEPEVPVLDTGLQCLILIANYHNVSADYDQIRHSLAIDCEGMNTLQMLQAAKELGFKAKKAEVKLERLRKLPLPAALRKKESGYVVLAKVNESEFLILDPLIGIPSSLSANELAGMWSGELILFAPQFKSEHSEAFGIKWFLPALWKHKKILAEVLIASLFLQLFGLVSPMITQVIIDKVLAHHGLSTLNVLAIGLLVIIVFELILSISRNYVFTHTTSRVDITLSSKLFSHLFRLPLSYFENRRTGATIARVRELENIRQFLTGSPFTAVLDVLFIAVYIAVMFAYSTRLTFIVLGTLPFFALLSIIFTPLLRSRLEEKFQRGSESQSYLVEAVSGIQTIKSFALEPISQKKWEGLLANYTRSSFKLLILSGTAGSLAQFIQKISNLAILFYGTHLVLAGTITVGQLIAFQMLAGRVSDPVLRLVQMWQDFQQTGISIDKLKDIFLVKPEPTISASKTRLPRIRGQIQFESVTFRYKVDGPEIVRKLSFAIPPGTVVGIVGRSGSGKSTVSKLIQRLYVPESGKILIDGVDISLADPSWLRRQIGVVLQENYLFSGSIRENIALNNPSANIQDIVRVARLAGAHDFIIEMPEGYDTLVGERGEGLSGGQRQRIAIARALLGNPRILIFDEATSALDYESERIIQNNLQKICEGRTVIIIAHRLSTLRTASRIMVMDKGNLIEAGAHEALLAKKGLYHYLYNQQERE; from the coding sequence ATGGGGATAACCGCTGAAGTACACGAGGAGGACAAGCGTAAGGAAGGAGAGCCGGAGGTTCCGGTTTTGGATACTGGCCTGCAGTGTTTGATCCTGATCGCCAACTATCACAATGTTTCGGCCGACTACGATCAGATACGGCATTCCCTGGCCATTGACTGTGAAGGCATGAACACGCTGCAGATGCTGCAAGCAGCCAAGGAGCTGGGGTTTAAAGCCAAAAAGGCCGAAGTAAAGCTCGAACGGCTGCGGAAGCTTCCATTACCGGCTGCACTGCGCAAGAAAGAGAGCGGATATGTTGTACTCGCCAAGGTTAATGAGTCGGAGTTTTTAATTCTGGACCCGTTGATCGGTATACCGTCCAGCCTGAGTGCAAATGAGCTGGCTGGTATGTGGAGCGGAGAGCTCATCTTGTTTGCGCCTCAATTCAAATCGGAGCACAGCGAGGCATTCGGCATTAAGTGGTTTTTGCCGGCGTTGTGGAAGCACAAGAAGATTTTGGCCGAAGTTCTGATTGCTTCGTTGTTCCTGCAGCTGTTCGGGCTTGTTTCACCGATGATAACCCAGGTCATCATCGATAAAGTGCTGGCACATCACGGGCTGTCAACGCTTAATGTTCTGGCCATCGGACTGCTGGTTATCATCGTGTTTGAACTGATCCTGAGCATCAGCCGGAACTATGTGTTTACCCATACGACCAGCAGGGTGGACATTACGCTCAGCTCAAAGCTATTCAGCCATCTGTTTCGACTTCCGCTATCTTATTTCGAGAATCGCAGAACGGGAGCCACAATCGCCCGGGTCCGCGAGCTTGAGAATATCCGGCAGTTCCTGACCGGCTCGCCGTTTACGGCGGTGCTCGACGTGTTGTTTATTGCGGTATATATCGCCGTCATGTTTGCCTACAGTACCCGGCTAACCTTTATCGTACTCGGCACGCTTCCGTTTTTTGCACTTCTTTCTATCATCTTTACCCCTTTGCTCCGCAGCAGGCTCGAAGAGAAATTCCAGCGCGGATCGGAATCCCAGTCCTATCTAGTAGAGGCCGTATCCGGCATACAGACGATCAAGTCGTTTGCTTTAGAGCCGATTTCCCAAAAAAAGTGGGAAGGCCTGCTTGCGAATTACACGCGTTCCAGCTTCAAACTGCTTATTTTGTCAGGCACGGCCGGCTCGCTCGCCCAATTTATTCAGAAGATTTCCAATCTCGCCATCCTGTTTTACGGAACCCATCTGGTACTAGCCGGAACGATCACAGTCGGGCAACTGATCGCCTTTCAAATGCTGGCCGGGCGGGTCAGCGATCCCGTACTACGCCTGGTCCAGATGTGGCAGGACTTCCAGCAGACGGGCATATCGATTGATAAATTAAAGGATATATTTCTCGTCAAACCAGAGCCCACCATTTCCGCGTCCAAGACCCGGCTGCCGCGCATCCGCGGACAGATTCAGTTCGAATCGGTAACGTTCCGCTATAAAGTGGACGGGCCAGAAATCGTGCGCAAATTGTCTTTCGCCATACCGCCCGGTACGGTCGTCGGCATTGTCGGGCGCAGCGGCTCGGGCAAAAGTACGGTATCCAAGCTGATCCAACGCCTGTATGTTCCGGAATCGGGCAAAATTCTGATCGACGGGGTTGATATCTCCCTGGCCGATCCCTCGTGGCTGCGGCGTCAGATCGGAGTCGTGCTCCAGGAAAACTACCTGTTCAGTGGGAGTATCCGCGAAAATATCGCGCTTAACAATCCGTCGGCTAATATTCAGGACATCGTACGCGTCGCCCGCCTGGCAGGTGCGCATGACTTTATTATCGAAATGCCGGAAGGCTACGATACCCTGGTCGGAGAACGCGGGGAAGGTTTGTCTGGCGGCCAAAGGCAGCGGATCGCCATTGCACGGGCGCTGCTCGGCAATCCCAGAATTCTTATCTTTGATGAAGCGACCTCAGCGCTGGACTATGAGTCCGAGCGGATCATTCAGAACAATCTGCAAAAAATCTGCGAAGGCCGGACCGTCATCATTATCGCCCACCGGCTATCTACGCTGAGAACCGCCAGCCGCATTATGGTTATGGACAAAGGAAATCTCATTGAAGCGGGGGCGCATGAAGCGTTACTAGCCAAAAAAGGGTTGTATCACTATCTCTATAATCAGCAGGAGAGGGAATAA
- a CDS encoding CDP-alcohol phosphatidyltransferase family protein, giving the protein MKLVPNCITLSRTLLALLLFWLEPLGAGFTIVYILCGITDMLDGPIARKTGTISSLGAKLDSLADMTLVGAALYTLYPFLGLTPGVLLWIMLIALIRGASMLTALRKFRTYGSIHTYGNKLAGLLLFITPLLLPYIHQGVWTAVVCTVATISAVEEFIILLSSSQLQLDRKGLYRRR; this is encoded by the coding sequence ATGAAGCTTGTACCCAACTGCATAACGCTCAGCCGGACCTTGCTGGCACTCCTGCTGTTCTGGCTTGAGCCGCTGGGCGCGGGCTTCACTATTGTCTATATCCTGTGCGGAATCACAGATATGCTGGACGGGCCGATTGCCAGAAAAACCGGAACAATCAGCAGCCTCGGCGCCAAGCTTGACTCCCTGGCCGACATGACGCTGGTAGGCGCTGCATTATATACATTGTATCCGTTCCTTGGACTTACACCCGGGGTTCTCCTCTGGATCATGCTGATCGCCTTAATCCGGGGTGCCTCCATGCTGACCGCGCTGCGCAAATTCCGGACCTACGGGAGCATTCATACCTATGGCAACAAACTCGCCGGACTCCTGTTATTTATCACACCTCTGCTGCTTCCGTATATTCATCAAGGAGTCTGGACTGCTGTTGTATGCACCGTAGCTACCATATCCGCTGTGGAGGAATTCATCATTCTTCTGAGCTCAAGCCAGCTGCAGCTGGACCGAAAGGGGCTGTATCGGCGGCGTTAA
- a CDS encoding DNA topology modulation protein has product MNRILILGSGGSGKSTLARQVGGLLHLPVVHLDALFWNPDWIPTPDEEWDGLVRQYTEQEQWIIDGNYSKTMDMRIRRADVIIFLDLPRLLCMYRIVKRRLMYHNQTRPDMNEGCPEKLDFAFVKWVWSYKTRSRDNTIARLRQAGAHQQVITVTSRRQVKALIRSFADAGPVG; this is encoded by the coding sequence ATGAACCGGATTCTAATTCTCGGATCAGGAGGCTCGGGCAAATCCACCTTGGCACGGCAGGTCGGCGGTCTGCTCCATCTTCCGGTTGTGCATCTGGACGCCCTTTTCTGGAACCCGGACTGGATTCCCACGCCGGATGAGGAGTGGGACGGGCTAGTCCGGCAATATACGGAGCAAGAGCAGTGGATTATAGACGGCAATTATTCAAAGACCATGGATATGAGGATCAGGCGTGCGGATGTCATCATTTTTCTGGATCTGCCCAGGCTCTTATGCATGTACCGGATTGTGAAGCGGCGTCTGATGTACCATAACCAGACCAGACCCGATATGAACGAAGGCTGTCCGGAGAAGCTCGACTTTGCGTTTGTGAAATGGGTCTGGAGCTACAAGACACGAAGCCGCGACAACACCATTGCGAGACTCCGGCAGGCCGGCGCTCATCAGCAAGTCATCACCGTTACCTCCAGACGACAGGTCAAGGCGTTAATCAGGAGCTTTGCGGATGCCGGACCGGTAGGCTAA
- a CDS encoding N-acetylmuramoyl-L-alanine amidase family protein has translation MRKMYIIAAVWLSLLLLAACSDGVSNGSGGNSADSSLAAPPAAGNRAFHEPDRTSGPGSSDPVYSGPVYKVVIDPGHGGEDPGATSVSGRFEKEFNLSVSQAIAAKLADDPQLQIELTRTGDAFISTHELYRPEFANDLPADLFISIHGNTYEDASASGTESFYYHDESLAFAETIHKHVIQATGLNDRGVKVANFFVLRETEMPAVLLELGYLTNPGDEAKMWTSAFQEGVASAIVDGIRDYLQLD, from the coding sequence ATGAGGAAGATGTACATTATAGCTGCCGTATGGCTCAGTCTGCTACTGCTTGCGGCATGCAGTGATGGCGTCAGTAACGGTTCAGGCGGGAATAGCGCAGACTCAAGTCTGGCTGCGCCTCCGGCGGCGGGTAATCGGGCATTTCATGAACCAGATCGTACAAGCGGGCCTGGAAGCAGTGATCCAGTGTATTCCGGACCTGTGTACAAGGTTGTAATCGATCCGGGTCATGGCGGTGAAGACCCTGGTGCGACTTCTGTGAGCGGACGGTTTGAGAAGGAGTTCAACCTCAGCGTATCACAGGCAATAGCAGCGAAGCTGGCGGATGATCCGCAGCTTCAGATTGAGCTTACCCGGACCGGGGATGCTTTCATATCCACGCATGAGCTGTACCGGCCGGAGTTCGCGAATGACCTCCCGGCAGATTTATTTATCTCCATCCATGGTAATACCTATGAGGATGCATCGGCATCGGGTACGGAGTCCTTTTATTATCATGACGAATCACTGGCTTTTGCCGAAACTATACATAAGCATGTCATTCAAGCCACGGGTCTCAACGACCGCGGAGTTAAGGTTGCAAACTTTTTTGTCCTGCGCGAGACGGAGATGCCGGCCGTGCTGCTGGAACTGGGATATTTAACGAACCCCGGCGATGAGGCGAAGATGTGGACCTCAGCGTTTCAGGAAGGAGTTGCCTCTGCGATCGTGGATGGAATTAGAGACTATTTGCAGTTGGATTGA